In Candidatus Binataceae bacterium, one genomic interval encodes:
- a CDS encoding DegQ family serine endoprotease: MHRGRPSAWATALVIGLLLMSCTPSWAQRWWSEMGTGPQPSVQTLPDFITLANRLSPTVVNVSAETRSSPTLDLPQDLSPFDQFAPHRTESVGSGFILTTDGYILTNEHVIAGAREITVTLSNRRSFAARVVGRDPKTDIALLKIDAGTPLPVAPLGNSDDLRVGQWVMAIGNPFGFDHSVTVGIVSAKGRFIPGNYDDFIQTDASINPGNSGGPLIDLRGEVVGINSAIYTRTGASMGIGFAIPVNLVKPELGQLRTRGKVTRGWLGVYIQQVTPPLAQALGLAVPQGALVSQVLPDSPAQIAGIRRGDVITAYDHQPVQDSQELPLLVARTPLARSVVLEVLRDGRDRRITVTITASREDALIKSRTTDQMPAAPHQAVGLGLKVEELTPKLEHELGLSAPQGVVVTGVRAGSAAEDAGLQRRDLILEINRRPVNSLSSYQQALAAAHSGSLLLLIQRADSTLFVPLVRQE; this comes from the coding sequence ATGCACCGAGGCAGGCCATCAGCGTGGGCCACGGCCCTGGTGATCGGGTTGTTGCTGATGAGCTGCACCCCGAGCTGGGCGCAGCGGTGGTGGAGCGAGATGGGGACAGGTCCACAACCCAGCGTGCAGACCTTGCCCGATTTCATTACATTGGCCAATCGCCTCAGCCCCACCGTGGTCAATGTTTCGGCCGAGACTCGCTCCAGCCCAACTCTCGATCTGCCGCAGGATTTATCGCCATTCGACCAGTTCGCTCCCCATCGCACCGAGAGCGTGGGGTCCGGTTTCATCCTGACCACTGACGGTTACATTCTGACCAACGAGCACGTAATTGCCGGTGCCCGCGAGATTACGGTCACCCTCAGCAACCGACGCAGCTTCGCCGCCCGGGTGGTGGGCCGCGATCCGAAGACCGACATCGCTCTGCTCAAGATTGACGCAGGCACGCCTCTGCCGGTAGCTCCCTTGGGCAATTCCGACGACTTGCGAGTGGGGCAATGGGTAATGGCCATCGGGAATCCCTTTGGCTTCGACCATTCGGTGACCGTCGGCATCGTCAGCGCCAAGGGGCGATTCATTCCCGGCAATTATGACGATTTCATCCAGACCGACGCTTCAATCAATCCAGGCAACTCCGGTGGTCCCCTGATCGATCTGCGCGGCGAGGTGGTCGGGATCAACTCCGCGATCTACACCCGCACCGGCGCTAGCATGGGAATTGGGTTCGCCATTCCGGTCAACCTGGTCAAACCGGAACTGGGACAACTACGCACCCGCGGCAAAGTCACACGTGGCTGGCTCGGGGTGTATATCCAACAGGTAACGCCACCACTGGCGCAGGCTCTGGGGCTGGCAGTACCCCAAGGGGCGCTGGTCTCTCAGGTGCTGCCCGATTCACCAGCGCAGATAGCCGGGATCCGGCGGGGCGACGTGATTACCGCCTACGATCATCAGCCGGTGCAGGATTCTCAGGAACTGCCGTTGCTGGTGGCACGCACTCCGCTTGCCCGTTCGGTGGTTTTGGAAGTGCTGCGCGACGGCCGCGACCGCCGTATCACGGTAACCATTACGGCCTCGCGCGAGGACGCCCTAATCAAGTCTCGCACCACCGATCAAATGCCTGCGGCGCCCCATCAAGCGGTCGGCCTGGGGCTAAAGGTGGAGGAACTAACACCCAAGCTAGAGCATGAGTTGGGTTTGTCGGCCCCCCAGGGCGTGGTCGTGACCGGGGTACGGGCCGGCAGCGCGGCGGAGGATGCCGGGCTGCAGCGGCGGGACCTGATTTTGGAGATAAACCGCCGTCCGGTGAACAGCCTGAGCAGCTACCAACAAGCACTGGCAGCGGCACATTCCGGCTCCCTACTGTTGCTAATCCAGCGAGCCGATAGCACGCTGTTCGTGCCTCTGGTACGTCAGGAATAG